The genomic DNA TATCGCCCGCATCGCCCGCGAATTCGCCGGGGCCAAGGCCAAGGGAGCGATTTCGTGGACCGGACTGGCCCAGAACCCGAACGGGCACTGGAGCACCGGGGCGGTTCAGTCCCTGAACACCCTGTGCGGCACCCATGACGCGCCCGGTGGACCGGGGCTGATCTTCAAGCGCAAGCTTTCGAGCGCATGGGGTGAAGGTCAGGCCAAGCCTGAAGCCAAATCCGCGCCTAAGGTGGACAACTTCGGCCTGTGGAGCGGCTGGTCGCCGGCCCGACTTCAAGCCAATGTGGAGGAAGGCAAGATCGAAGGCATGGTCATGTACTGGGGAGACCCCGCACTGACGGCGGGCAACTCCGAAGCTGAGACCAAGGGCATCGAGGCCATGCGCTTTGCCGGAGGCATTGAGGCCTTCATGTGCGACAGCGCCCTGCTTTTCGACGTGCTGCTTCCCGACGCCACATGGCTGGAGCAGGCGCAGGTCAAGCAGGACTGGCTCTATGATGCCTTTATCGGCTACTTCGCCGAGGTCGTGCCGCCCATGTACGACAGCAAGCCCATCTGGGAAATCACCCGGCTGCTCGCCGGGAAGCTGGGGCTGGGCGAATTCTTCCCTTGGGACAATCTGGACGACGCCTTCCGCAACCAGCTTCGCGGCACAGGCGTCGAACTGGACGAACTCAAGGAACAGGGATTCGTCATCACCGACCCCGCGGAATATCGCAAGTACGAGAAGTGGGGAGGCTGCAATCCTCCGGAAGGCTATGGCTCCTCGGGCAAGAGCCGAAGCGGCAAGTTCTGCTTCGTCAACCCGGTGAGCGATGAAAAGGGCCTCGACCCCATGCCCGATTACAAGGCGCCTGACCCGGAATTCGCGCCGGACGAAGAGTATCCCTTCGTGTTCGGAAACTTCCGCTTCTTCCAGCATGAGCACTGCTCGACCTTCAACAACTACCAGCTGATGAAGCTCAAGCCGACCAACCCGCTGTGGATGAACGAAGACGACGCCGCGCGGCTGGGACTGGTAGAGGGCGACACGGTCCGCCTCATCTCGCCGTGGGGCAGCTGCCGGGCGAAGCTGCATCCGACGCCGGACATCAGCCACGGCGTGCTCGGAGCCGCGGGCGGGTATGGACACAAGCGCGGACTGGAGGCCGATCCCAAGTATCCCGACATGGGCGGAGTGAACATCCCCGGCGCGCTGATGCCGCCGAACGTGACGGAGCCTACCGGGGGTACGCCGCTCCTGAAATTCATCAAGTGCAAAATTGAAAAGGCGTCGTAAGACACCCTCCTCGGGAAGCGGGGCCTTGTCGATGGCGTGCGACCACGGCCCCGGCTTCCCGGTCCGGCAGGGCTTGCAGGCACCGGCAGGCCGCTGACAGGACCAATACATGTTCACTCGTTCCGGCCTGCCGATCGGGATTGAAAAATCCCCATTACGCGAGTCCGGGAGGGGGGTGAACAGCCTTTTGGGACGTCACGTCCGAAACAGGCGGACCGCCTTCTCCCCTTACCCGACTTTCACACCCACGCGGACGGAAGCGTCGATTCGGTTGAGGAGGATTGTGGCGTTGGTTTTTTCGAGGTATTCGTCCACGGCTTTTCGCGCACCCTGATAGTATCCGTAGTCATCGATGATGAGCACCCCGCCGATGGCGAGGCGCGGATACAGGGTTTCGAGTTCATGGGCAGTGGATCGGTAGAGATCGGTATCAAGCCGCAGCAGGGCTATTTGTTCGGGCGCGGCATCGGGCAGGGTGTCCTCGACCAGTCCTTTGACAAAGAGGAAGTTTTCTTCGGGATACCCGGTCTGGAACACGTTTTTGCGAACGTCTTCCAACGGGCCGCCGTAACCCCACTTGGTTCCGCGTTGCTGATGCTGGCTCCAGACGGGATGCGAGCTGGTGCCGTTCCAGTCCATGTCCACAGGGTCGGGTTCGGGCACACCGTCAAAGGTGTCGAAGAGGTGAAGCTTTCGCGTGGTGTCGCCGAAACGGGCAAGCGCCATGGCCGCGAGCATGACCGATCCGCCGCGCCAGACGCCGCATTCGACGATGTCGCCGGGGATATCGCGGGTCACAACGTATTCAACGGCCTTGTACAGACCGTAGAACGGTTCGATGCCGCGCTGTATTGTCAGCGAATATTCGGCACACCGTGCGGCAATGGCCGCGAAATCGCGATCATTGATATCCTTGTATTCGACGTCACTGGAAATCCGGACTTTCATGCGTACCTCGGAGGTTTCCAAGGATATACGCAGGATTCACCATGGTTTCAAGATGGCACCGGAATTTACTGCGTCGCGGCCTTCTCTTCCTTGCGGAATCCCCAATGCCCGTCAGGGATTTCCAGATACATGGACTCGACACTGGAACCCTGCACCTGAATCATCATGCCGAGCCGGTTGCTCTCTTCATGCCAGAAGAGTTGCTGCACCAGACTTTCGCGAAGCATGTCATAGGGCAGGCCGTAGCTGATGCACAGGGCGCGCAACTGCCGTCCTATGGAAATCTGGATGTCCCGGCTGATCCAGACATCGGTGATGGTGACCGAATAGGTCTTTTCCGGGTTCCAGCCCAGAGCCTTGACGTGCTGAGTCTGCTCACTGGTCAAAATCATGACAACCTCCATTGGCCGGTGTCAAAGGCTCGGAAGGTCGGGGAAGGCGTGATAATCAGGAAGGATACAGGCGGGAATATAGGCCTGTGGAAGCATGTGGCGCGGTGGCGGTGACCGTCCGGTGCCAGACGTTTTTTCCCTTGCAGAAAGGGGTGCGGGAACCGTGCCAATCGGGGCAGTTCACCTTGTTTTAGCCGATCGGAAGGCCCCAGAGCCTGACAGGGTGCGTCTTGCCCTTGAGTTCCGATTCACCGAAATCCTGCCAGCCGGAAAAGGACGTCGTCTTTTCCAGATCATGCTTCACGGCTTCGGAGATCAGCACGGAAGCGTCGAGCCGCCGGGTCATGCCCTCGATCCGCGAGGCCGTGTTGACCACGTCTCCTATCACAGTGAATTCAAGCCGTTCGGGCGAACCGAGAATTCCGGCCAGCACCTCTCCCTTATGGATGCCGATGCCTATGTCGATCGGGGCGGAGAGTGTCGGATTGAGGCGTTCCAGCCGGACGAGCATCTCACGAGCGCAGGCCACGGCCTTTTCACAGGCGGACATGTCGCCGTCGAAACCGAAAACCACAAGAATGCCGTCCCCGATGAACTTGTCCACCACGCCGCCATGGTCGCAGACGGCCTCCACGGCCTCGGTGAACCACGCATTGAGATCCGCTATGACGGTTTCCGGCGCGCTGGATTCCGTGCGGGCGGTGAAATCCCGAATATCCGAAAAAAGGATCACCAGCGACTGCATGGAGCCGCCCAGCGAAAGACCGTTCTCAGCCTGCCGCATGAGACGTGCGGCAATGGTCGGGCTGACGGCCTTGCCGAAAACGTGCTTGATGCGATTGCGTTCCTCCAGCCCCTTGATCATGGAATTGGTATGGTCCGCGATTTCACCGAATTCGTCACGGGTCAGGATCGGCACCCGGCTGGACAGGTCGCCGTCACGAACCTTCCTGAGCACCTCGGTTTCTCTGCCGAAAAAGAGCCGGATATTGCGGGTGTAGGAATAGATGATGAGCAGGGTATAGCCGCACAGCAGAATGAGAACGAAGCCGACCTCCGCAAGAATGGCGAGATGCGTCAGGGATTCGTGCAGTTTGTCCGCATTGTGCTTCATCCAGTAGACGTCCTTGGCCACGGCAAGGATCAAGACACCACCGGACAGGGCTACGGTGGCCAGCGCGAAAAGGGAAAACTTCCGGGTCAGCGAGGTATAATGACCTATTTCCGGTGGCGGGACATCATGCCGCAGAACCGCCTCGCCATAGTTGCGGACCTGAGCCAGAGCGAGGTCCAGACCGATGAAAAAGCCGAATGTCATGAAGCCGAGGATGACCTTGACCCCGCTTTCCAGCGTGGGAAAACCGAGGACCGCGTGATCGAACACGGACAAACCGACACCAAAGGCGGTGAACAGTCCCAGCTCCAGATAAAAGGTGCGGACGGATTGTTCCAGCAGCGGCGCGCACTCCACCAATCGCGGCACGAGCACGGCCCGCGACATGACAAGGAGAACGAATGTGCCCGAGACAATGGTTCCCCAATGCACAAGGGTCAACGTATCGATAAGCGGACAGACCTGTCCGCCGTAGACGGTCAGAAGCCCGAGGGCGACGACATAATGCAACGCTGCACGCATGAGAACCTCCTGAGTCCGAAAGACATCTCGTCCATGGGACGGGCTACGGGCTTTCATCTCGGCAACACGGAAAAGGGGCAAAAAAGTGGTGCTGCCTCATGACCGGACAAGGATGTAGTTGCCATGAATCAATCAAAAAAGCGACAGGATGCAATGTGAAGTTCAGTGCCCGATACGCATCACCCTCTGTTCTCAACTGGTGGGCTTTTTCGGAAACGTGCCTTTTTTCGAGGCGGCATTCTCGGGCGATGCTACCTTTTGGACGATGGCCCGTATCTGCCGTGCCGCCTGTGCAACCGCTTTTTCCGGCGGCACTCCCTCGAATACGGTACGCTGAATCATTTGGGGGATGATGTCGTCGGCATAGACTACGGACGCAGCCGGAATCACTTTGCCGTCAATCAGGCAGAAGGATTCCATGGACGAAAGGCCGTCGATGATGTTCTTGATCTTGACCCGTCCGTATCGGCGGAAAATGCCAGACGGGTCTGTCAGGAACCGGTCGGAGACGGCAACATCCCTGAGGACCGGCAGCATTCCTCCGGGAGCCATGTGAAGCCATGAGACATAGTGGGCCGGATCATACAGGAATGCCAGAAAACGTTCTGCCGCAGCCTGCTCCTCCCCGCTCAATCCAGCCGCCACACCGAATCCGTTTATCACTCCATAGCCTGCTTTTCCGGTGTGGTACAGGGTCGCCTCCATATCCACCTTGGAAACTAGATCGGGATCAAAGGCCGCTCCGTTCAATTCCTTGAAGTTGTTGCCCGTCAGCGAATCCTGCGCCACATTCGCCAACGCCAGATCGTCCATTATGAACGTCGAGTAGAAAAGCATGGCGAGCCTGCCCTGAAGGAAATAATCCCTCGCCCTCCACGTCTGTGGACCTTTCGGTCCGCATTGCGCCAGTGTGGCATACATTTCAAGGGTCTCGACCATGGCCTTGCTGTCAAAAAGCACCTGGCCGTCA from uncultured Pseudodesulfovibrio sp. includes the following:
- a CDS encoding adenylate/guanylate cyclase domain-containing protein, which translates into the protein MRAALHYVVALGLLTVYGGQVCPLIDTLTLVHWGTIVSGTFVLLVMSRAVLVPRLVECAPLLEQSVRTFYLELGLFTAFGVGLSVFDHAVLGFPTLESGVKVILGFMTFGFFIGLDLALAQVRNYGEAVLRHDVPPPEIGHYTSLTRKFSLFALATVALSGGVLILAVAKDVYWMKHNADKLHESLTHLAILAEVGFVLILLCGYTLLIIYSYTRNIRLFFGRETEVLRKVRDGDLSSRVPILTRDEFGEIADHTNSMIKGLEERNRIKHVFGKAVSPTIAARLMRQAENGLSLGGSMQSLVILFSDIRDFTARTESSAPETVIADLNAWFTEAVEAVCDHGGVVDKFIGDGILVVFGFDGDMSACEKAVACAREMLVRLERLNPTLSAPIDIGIGIHKGEVLAGILGSPERLEFTVIGDVVNTASRIEGMTRRLDASVLISEAVKHDLEKTTSFSGWQDFGESELKGKTHPVRLWGLPIG
- a CDS encoding ABC transporter substrate-binding protein, with protein sequence MKRILIAIILGWTSLVLPPQASAVELTFWTTEIHEDRIRTIEFLIRAFTVMQDDVTVKLVSVNENDLCKRVSEAEKDGMAPHLIGAGSQLLVALNETGTLGKDTASRIIHSIGPERFYPGALKRLSAPGGGWYGVPFHGWVQGIWYRADWFREAGLKPPCDWASILAAAKHFHAPASGRYGILVGTDEDHYATQVFTQLACSNNAAMFDGDGQVLFDSKAMVETLEMYATLAQCGPKGPQTWRARDYFLQGRLAMLFYSTFIMDDLALANVAQDSLTGNNFKELNGAAFDPDLVSKVDMEATLYHTGKAGYGVINGFGVAAGLSGEEQAAAERFLAFLYDPAHYVSWLHMAPGGMLPVLRDVAVSDRFLTDPSGIFRRYGRVKIKNIIDGLSSMESFCLIDGKVIPAASVVYADDIIPQMIQRTVFEGVPPEKAVAQAARQIRAIVQKVASPENAASKKGTFPKKPTS
- a CDS encoding TylF/MycF/NovP-related O-methyltransferase, with the protein product MKVRISSDVEYKDINDRDFAAIAARCAEYSLTIQRGIEPFYGLYKAVEYVVTRDIPGDIVECGVWRGGSVMLAAMALARFGDTTRKLHLFDTFDGVPEPDPVDMDWNGTSSHPVWSQHQQRGTKWGYGGPLEDVRKNVFQTGYPEENFLFVKGLVEDTLPDAAPEQIALLRLDTDLYRSTAHELETLYPRLAIGGVLIIDDYGYYQGARKAVDEYLEKTNATILLNRIDASVRVGVKVG